A genome region from Ursus arctos isolate Adak ecotype North America unplaced genomic scaffold, UrsArc2.0 scaffold_18, whole genome shotgun sequence includes the following:
- the CCIN gene encoding calicin, producing MKLEFTEKNYNSFVLQNLNKQRKRKEYWDMALTVDHHVFFAHRNVLAAVSPLVKSLISSNDMKTTDELFITIDPNYLSPATVDQLLDYFYSGKVVISEQNVEELLRGAQYFNTPRLRIHCNDFLIKSIRRANCLRYLFLAELFELKEVSDLAYSGIRDNFHYWASPEGCMHFMRCPPVIFGRLLRDENLHVLNEDQALSALINWVYFRKDEREKYFKKFFNYINLNAVSNKTLMFASNKLMGMENSSAHATLIESVLVDRKQERPSSLLSYQRKGALLDSVVILGGQKAHGKFNDGVFAYIIQENLWLKLSEMPYRAAALSATSAGRYIYISGGTTEQISGLKTAWRYDMDDNSWTKLPDLPIGLVFHTMVTCGGTVYSVGGSIAPRRYVSNIYRYDERKEAWCLAGKMSIPMDGTAVITKGDRNLYIVTGRCLVKGYISRVGVVDCFDTNTGDVVQCITFPIEFNHRPLLSFHQDNILCVHSHRQSVEINLQKIKANKTTTSVPLLPNNCPLDVSHAICSIGDSRVFVCGGVTTASDVQTKDYTINPNAYLLDQKTGEWKTLAPPPEALDCPACCLAKLPCKILQRI from the coding sequence ATGAAATTGGAATTCACGGAGAAAAACTATAACAGCTTTGTGCTGCAGAATCTGAACAAACAGAGGAAGCGCAAAGAGTACTGGGACATGGCCCTGACTGTGGACCACCATGTCTTCTTTGCGCATCGCAACGTGCTGGCTGCTGTCTCTCCGCTGGTGAAGAGCCTTATCTCCAGCAATGACATGAAGACCACCGATGAGCTCTTTATCACCATCGACCCCAACTACCTGAGCCCGGCCACGGTGGACCAGCTCCTGGACTACTTCTACAGCGGCAAGGTGGTGATCTCGGAGCAGAACGTGGAGGAGCTCCTTCGTGGGGCCCAGTATTTCAACACACCACGCCTTCGAATCCACTGCAATGACTTCCTGATTAAGTCCATCCGCCGTGCGAACTGCTTGCGCTACCTCTTCTTGGCTGAGTTGTTTGAGCTCAAAGAGGTCTCAGACTTGGCCTACTCTGGCATTCGTGACAACTTCCACTACTGGGCCAGTCCTGAGGGCTGTATGCACTTCATGCGCTGTCCACCTGTCATCTTTGGCCGCCTGCTCCGAGACGAAAACTTGCATGTGCTCAATGAGGACCAGGCTCTCAGCGCACTCATCAATTGGGTGTACTTCCGGAAAGATGAGCGGGAGAAGTATTTCAAGAAGTTCTTCAACTACATCAATCTTAATGCTGTCTCCAACAAGACGCTGATGTTTGCCAGCAACAAGTTGATGGGCATGGAGAACAGCTCAGCCCACGCGACCCTGATCGAGAGTGTCCTCGTGGACCGAAAGCAGGAGAGGCCATCCAGCTTGTTGAGCTACCAGCGGAAAGGGGCCCTGCTTGATTCGGTGGTCATCCTTGGTGGCCAAAAGGCCCATGGCAAGTTCAATGATGGAGTGTTTGCCTATATCATCCAGGAGAACCTGTGGTTGAAGCTGTCGGAGATGCCCTATCGGGCGGCAGCACTTAGCGCCACCTCTGCTGGCCGCTACATCTACATCTCTGGTGGCACCACTGAGCAGATTTCGGGGCTGAAGACCGCTTGGCGGTATGACATGGATGACAACTCCTGGACCAAGTTGCCAGACCTGCCAATTGGGCTTGTCTTCCACACCATGGTGACCTGCGGGGGGACAGTGTACTCAGTGGGTGGGAGCATTGCTCCGAGGCGGTATGTCTCCAACATCTATCGCTATGATGAGCGCAAGGAGGCCTGGTGCCTGGCGGGGAAGATGAGCATCCCTATGGATGGCACGGCCGTGATCACCAAGGGTGACCGGAACCTGTACATTGTCACGGGGCGGTGCTTGGTGAAGGGCTATATTTCCCGGGTTGGAGTGGTGGACTGCTTTGACACCAACACTGGGGATGTGGTCCAGTGTATCACCTTCCCCATCGAGTTCAACCACCGGCCCCTGCTCTCTTTCCATCAGGACAACATCCTCTGTGTACACAGCCACCGGCAGAGCGTGGAAATCAACCTGCAGAAGATAAAGGCCAACAAGACGACCACCTCGGTGCCTCTCTTGCCCAACAACTGCCCCTTGGATGTGTCCCATGCTATATGCTCCATTGGAGACAGCAGAGTGTTTGTATGTGGGGGTGTCACCACAGCCAGCGATGTCCAGACAAAGGACTACACCATCAACCCAAACGCCTACTTGTTGGACCAAAAGACAGGCGAGTGGAAGACCCTGGCCCCCCCACCAGAGGCACTGGACTGTCCTGCCTGCTGTCTAGCCAAGCTACCTTGCAAGATTCTTCAAAGGATTTAA